The DNA sequence ACCACGACCAGGTCGGGTGCGCAGACGGCGCCGGCGCACGCTGTGGCGCCGGTGAAGTTGATGGGCACGGTCGCCGTCTGCAGCCGGGTGGCGGTGTCGATCACGTGCACTGCGCCGTCGGAGGCGCCCACGTAGACCTTGGAGCTATCCGGCAACGCGCCGCCGGTGAACTGGCTGACGCCGCCCACCGGCACGGTGAACGTGGTGTTGCCGACAACGTCGTAGCCGAGCAATACCGCCTGGTCGCTGGTGACGTACGCCTGCGTGCCATTGCTCAACGTGATGAGCTGCCGCGGCGCGAAGGCTGCGATACCGAAGCCGCCCCAGTTCGCCGAGGCTGGGCCGATCGCGATGCTCGGCGGACAATCCGTTGTCGCCGCCGGAGCTCCGATGGTCGGGGTATCCACGGTCATCGACACGCCGCCAACATCGAGCATCTTCGGCACCGCCGCGAGCCCGCTGACCAGCGTGACGCCGCGGACAAACTGCAGGCCGCCATCGGTCGTCAGCGTCGCTTCCGGCGCATAGGTGGAATCGTTGCGGCAGGTGGCACGCGCGCCCAGGTTGCCGCTCGCGGTCGCGAGGTAAGCGAATCGTCCGCCGGGGAACACGTCCACGCTCACCCCCGTGTCGCCGATCGGGATGGTGCGCAGCGAGATCTGACCGGTAGCGTATTGGTACAGCGTGGTGCCCGCGACCAGGTAGGCCTTGAAACCGTCGGGCGTCCACCCCACGGCGGTCACGCCGGTGATGGGCAACGTCTCAAAGGCCTGCGATTGGGTGTCATAGATGTATGTCTTGCTGTTCACGGTGTCCGCGATCACCACCTTCGCCGCGTTCGGCGAGATGCTCACTACGCGCCCCGGAGTGCTCGTTATCGTGCCCGTGATCGTGTTCGTAGCCGTGTCGAGGATCGCCATCCCGTTGCTGCTGCCGATGTATACCTTCGAGCCGCCCTGCGTGACTAACATCGAATTGGGGAAGCTCTTGGTCGCCACGTTGTTGATGGTGATGTCGGGGATAGCGATCGCGGTGCCTGCCGTGTTCGTGTCCGTGGTGATGGGGATCACCACCGGGTTTGCGTTCGGGGTGGGAGCGTCGAAGTGCGTACTGGTCACGAACACCTTGGTCGCGGCCGCAGTACCGGTGACGGTCACAACCACCGGGTTGCTGTAGACGGTGGTGTTCACGCCGGCGTTGCACACGGGTGGCGTGCACGACGCGCTGATGGTCGCCTGGCCGGGCGCGAGGCCGCTCACCAAACCGGCGGCCGAGACCGTTGCCGCCGGCGAACTGCTCCCATACGTGAGCGTCAACCCGGTGATGGTTGCACCGGTCGTATCCACCACGTCCGCTACCAGCTGTTTCGTCGCCGCCGCCGCGATGCTGAATGTCGTGTCCGTCAAGCCGGTTACGTGCAGCGTGATGGTGGCCGGGCCGCAGGTGGTGAAGCTCGCGCCCAAGCTGGTGGTGCCAGAGCTATTGGCCACGACGTTGGTGAGTCCCGAGCCCGCTGCCTTGGCCGTGATCTGGTTGTTCGGCTGCCCGGTCGGCTGGTCGGCGGTATTGATGGTTGCGACCGACACGTTGCCGACGTTGAAGTTGAAACCGCCCACGGTCGAAGAGATGTCGGTCGCGCCATGGAAGGCGGTCGCGGTGTATTGGACGGTCGCGCCTTGGGTGACGCAAGCGGGATTGGCCGGCGTGAGCGTGATGCTGTCGACGTGCTGATGGACGAAGACGGTGAGCGGCGCGCCGGTCACTCCGCCCGCGGTCGCCGTAACCTGTGCCGTGCCCACCGCAGGGAAGGGAGGACCGCAGACGATCGGCGTGGTCAGCGAGTCCCACGTCCCCGCGCAGAGCAGTCCGTTGTTCGCTACTTGTACCAGGGGATTACTCGAGCTGAAGGTCACGGTGGGAGTGAGCAGTTGATGTCCGGCGGCGTCTTTGAGGGTCACGCTCAAACCCAGCGTTCCGCCGATGTCGAGCGATGCGTTCGCCGGAAGCATCTCGACTGTCGCTACCGGGCCCAAGGTGGTGCTGCTGCTGCCGCCGCCACAGCCGAAAAGTGCGAACGTGGCGAGCAATGCTGCTGTTGCTAAGCCCAGGCGCGCCCTGCGCTGCCCGGGCAATAAGAATGGATAAGAGCCGAAAAACCGCCGCATGTATCCTCCCCGTCGCTGGTTCGCCCGCGACGGCACAATTCGACCACCACAGGGTTGGGGTGGGAAACGTCGAGTGTAGCGGCTCATGGCTGGTTTCGGCAAGTTGAGGCGAGTGGTGCGGGCGGACCCGCCGCCCGGGCTACTGCCAGGACGCGAGCGTGGCGCAGAAGTTGACGAGGGTTCGCCGCGATTGCTATAGTAGTGAGGTTCTGCGAGTCATGTTTGGCGTGCCTGTAGTCGTACTGGTGGTCAAGCCCGAGGGCCTGTAAGCCGGGTCCGTTATCAGGGCTCCCTCGCTGAAACAGTCCTGCGCTGCCCGCCCTCGGCGGGGTATGCAGGAAAAAGGACGACGAAACGGAGCTCCACATCCCGTGGGCCACCGTCGCCGGCCTAACCACATAGGTCACTCGAATACTCCGTCGCGCGCTAGGTGTGCGAGAAAGCGCGCGAAGGAAGCATGGTGTGGCGCGATCGGTGTTCGCTGCCCTCCAGTCCTCAAGCGGGATCAAAACGCGAGCGCGTAAGTGTGTGCGTTGAAGGCGTAAGGAGAATCGCTTTGCCGACGTTCAATCAGTTGGTGCGTCAAGGGCGCACGGCGCCCAAGTACAAGACGGCCAGCCCCGCACTTCAGGGCTCGCCGCAGAAGCGTGGCGTCTGCACCCGCGTCTATACCCAGACGCCGAAGAAGCCGAACTCCGCGCTCCGCAAGGTGGCGCGTGTGCGCCTGACCAACGGGATCGAGGTCACCACTTATATCCCCGGCGTCGGACACAACCTGCAGGAGCACTCCATCGTGCTCATCCGCGGCGGCCGCGTGAAGGATCTGCCCGGGGTGCGT is a window from the Acidobacteriota bacterium genome containing:
- the rpsL gene encoding 30S ribosomal protein S12; this translates as MPTFNQLVRQGRTAPKYKTASPALQGSPQKRGVCTRVYTQTPKKPNSALRKVARVRLTNGIEVTTYIPGVGHNLQEHSIVLIRGGRVKDLPGVRYHVVRGTLDTVGVAGRKQSRSKYGAKRPK
- a CDS encoding Ig-like domain-containing protein, producing the protein MLATFALFGCGGGSSSTTLGPVATVEMLPANASLDIGGTLGLSVTLKDAAGHQLLTPTVTFSSSNPLVQVANNGLLCAGTWDSLTTPIVCGPPFPAVGTAQVTATAGGVTGAPLTVFVHQHVDSITLTPANPACVTQGATVQYTATAFHGATDISSTVGGFNFNVGNVSVATINTADQPTGQPNNQITAKAAGSGLTNVVANSSGTTSLGASFTTCGPATITLHVTGLTDTTFSIAAAATKQLVADVVDTTGATITGLTLTYGSSSPAATVSAAGLVSGLAPGQATISASCTPPVCNAGVNTTVYSNPVVVTVTGTAAATKVFVTSTHFDAPTPNANPVVIPITTDTNTAGTAIAIPDITINNVATKSFPNSMLVTQGGSKVYIGSSNGMAILDTATNTITGTITSTPGRVVSISPNAAKVVIADTVNSKTYIYDTQSQAFETLPITGVTAVGWTPDGFKAYLVAGTTLYQYATGQISLRTIPIGDTGVSVDVFPGGRFAYLATASGNLGARATCRNDSTYAPEATLTTDGGLQFVRGVTLVSGLAAVPKMLDVGGVSMTVDTPTIGAPAATTDCPPSIAIGPASANWGGFGIAAFAPRQLITLSNGTQAYVTSDQAVLLGYDVVGNTTFTVPVGGVSQFTGGALPDSSKVYVGASDGAVHVIDTATRLQTATVPINFTGATACAGAVCAPDLVVV